In Bradyrhizobium sp. CCBAU 051011, the following are encoded in one genomic region:
- a CDS encoding GNAT family N-acetyltransferase has translation MPQPIIRPVRPNEYDEVARVWMNSWVSTGLEDASDSLLARLRTRVAAGAENGSSLYVADDNRKLAAMLTIDVPDCYLDQLFVAPEYQGNGLGRQLLAFTRQHLPNEIWLRCVRENEKAWRWYEREGFVFEKEELEPKIGFMMKYYRWKKSD, from the coding sequence ATGCCGCAACCCATCATCCGCCCTGTCCGACCGAACGAATATGACGAAGTCGCCCGGGTCTGGATGAACAGTTGGGTATCGACCGGACTGGAAGATGCCAGCGATTCCCTGCTCGCAAGGTTGCGCACGCGTGTCGCTGCGGGAGCGGAGAACGGCTCGAGCCTCTACGTTGCCGACGACAACAGAAAATTGGCCGCGATGCTCACGATAGATGTGCCCGACTGCTATCTCGACCAGCTATTTGTCGCTCCGGAGTATCAGGGCAATGGTCTCGGTCGCCAATTGCTTGCCTTCACGCGACAGCATCTGCCGAATGAAATCTGGCTACGCTGCGTGCGCGAGAATGAAAAAGCATGGCGCTGGTACGAGCGCGAAGGCTTCGTGTTCGAGAAGGAAGAGCTCGAACCGAAGATCGGCTTTATGATGAAGTATTATCGATGGAAAAAGAGCGACTGA
- a CDS encoding LysR substrate-binding domain-containing protein — protein sequence MMQMTLRQLRYFDALARHGHFGRAAEACSISQPALSMQIKEMEEVLGGVLLERSARQVTLTKFGEEIVQRVRDILRSVDELGDFARASRDRLAGRLRIGMIPTIAPYLLPKVIENLARMHPELDIHVRETLTPKLIKEVVEGRLDTAIVALPVSEPSLTEVICFSENFLLVRPGEDEGTPVPSHETLREMRLLLLEEGHCFRDQALSFCNMQSSPPREVLDASSLSTLVQMVGAGIGVTLIPEMAVGVETRSASVSVARFRNPQPSRTIGMVWRKTSPLAGQLQQISEVVCLAADALREQREAKSPSRKLRA from the coding sequence ATGATGCAGATGACGCTCAGACAGCTTCGCTATTTCGATGCGCTGGCCCGTCACGGCCATTTCGGGCGCGCAGCAGAGGCATGCTCGATCTCGCAGCCGGCGCTGTCGATGCAGATCAAGGAAATGGAAGAAGTGCTCGGCGGCGTGTTGCTGGAGCGCAGCGCCCGGCAGGTCACGCTGACGAAATTCGGGGAGGAAATCGTCCAGCGCGTCCGCGATATCCTGCGTTCCGTCGACGAACTCGGTGACTTCGCGCGCGCCTCGCGCGACCGGCTGGCGGGGCGGTTGCGCATCGGCATGATCCCGACGATCGCGCCCTACCTGCTGCCCAAGGTGATCGAAAATCTGGCGCGCATGCACCCCGAACTCGACATTCACGTCCGCGAGACGCTGACCCCGAAACTGATCAAGGAGGTCGTCGAGGGACGGCTCGACACGGCGATCGTCGCCTTGCCGGTATCCGAACCGTCGCTGACCGAAGTCATCTGTTTTTCTGAGAATTTCCTTTTGGTGCGACCGGGCGAGGACGAGGGAACGCCGGTGCCGAGCCACGAGACGCTGCGCGAAATGCGGCTCTTGCTGCTCGAAGAGGGACACTGCTTCCGCGACCAGGCGCTGTCGTTCTGCAACATGCAATCCTCGCCGCCGCGTGAAGTGCTGGATGCAAGCTCGCTATCGACGCTCGTGCAAATGGTCGGCGCCGGCATCGGCGTCACCCTGATTCCGGAAATGGCAGTGGGCGTGGAGACCCGCTCGGCGTCAGTCTCCGTCGCCCGCTTCAGGAATCCGCAGCCGTCACGAACCATCGGCATGGTCTGGCGCAAGACAAGCCCGCTCGCCGGGCAACTTCAGCAGATCTCGGAAGTGGTTTGTCTCGCCGCTGACGCCTTGCGCGAACAGCGCGAGGCGAAATCGCCATCACGGAAATTGCGGGCCTGA
- a CDS encoding superoxide dismutase codes for MSSMSRRHLMFAATGIAAIAAAPRLVFAQAAAPAPAAAPTGPFTLPPLSYPTNAFEPHIDAKTMEIHHDRHHAAYVTNMNNVAKTNPQLGTAKIEDVLGNLNALDDSIKFTVRNNLGGHANHTMFWEIMGPNGGKPEGEVLAAIDRDLGGLEKFQNDFNAAGGRQFGSGWVFVTVNKDGKLAIETRPNQDNPMMDGKRALMGNDVWEHAYYLNYQNRRADYLKAWWNTVNWAKIAERYAAAKAGTLGA; via the coding sequence ATGTCATCCATGTCCCGGCGCCATTTGATGTTTGCGGCAACCGGTATCGCGGCCATTGCTGCAGCCCCACGTCTTGTCTTTGCGCAGGCGGCTGCTCCTGCTCCGGCCGCGGCCCCAACCGGCCCCTTCACGCTGCCGCCGCTGAGCTATCCGACCAATGCATTCGAGCCCCACATCGACGCCAAGACGATGGAAATCCATCACGACCGCCATCACGCGGCCTATGTCACCAATATGAACAACGTCGCCAAGACCAATCCGCAATTGGGCACGGCGAAGATCGAGGACGTGCTCGGCAACCTGAATGCGCTCGACGACAGCATCAAATTCACCGTCCGCAACAATCTCGGCGGTCATGCCAACCACACCATGTTCTGGGAAATCATGGGCCCGAACGGCGGCAAGCCGGAAGGCGAAGTACTCGCGGCGATCGATCGCGATCTCGGCGGCCTGGAAAAATTCCAGAACGATTTTAACGCCGCCGGTGGACGCCAGTTCGGCTCGGGCTGGGTGTTTGTGACCGTCAACAAGGACGGCAAGCTCGCGATCGAGACCCGCCCGAACCAGGACAACCCGATGATGGACGGCAAGCGCGCCCTGATGGGCAACGACGTCTGGGAGCACGCCTATTACCTGAACTACCAGAACCGCCGCGCCGATTATCTCAAGGCGTGGTGGAATACGGTGAACTGGGCCAAGATCGCCGAACGTTATGCGGCGGCAAAGGCCGGCACGCTCGGCGCGTGA
- a CDS encoding autotransporter outer membrane beta-barrel domain-containing protein yields the protein MLTRWIRSHLLTSAAGLIMAGIGGPAFAQSAIWHAALSNSHWYVPVPQLLAYAAPATGFSNPIAIGDQTLWSLGAATNGAFTGFSSAHLAIGPASHTEHSTIQGFVTTSGQITMVFTPIGGGTPTLGLGQMRLINGVTQMEMQMITGQNLLITHWAYMTPYNPATFTQPAPQPILANSVPEWAWTSGTRWRITSPSMFGTMTPGRLVVSDFQNGYFWGSGAAPTGSTAGNFTLLSSITPEGRVLFNTLSRGNLTSLYGAASGDASGAQMLVSTYDLSGNPTGGWATISLVQPYAEVLAGQNNRAGLGAAVVLDRMASTPLGLTGAMTPTFSILDNLDAPALSTAVSQTLPVLAGAASQATYATKRALQQIVTGRLDEVYGLRTGGTAADRNVWLKPLGGIATQGGNDGAPGYRANGGGLVAGVDTPVSSRAVLGGLFSYTHQNIVGSDPTVPNRLGLDSYQLGLYGAYALRPDTEIDFLLDGGINQNRVNRSLSFVGSTAVADYLSYTGHAGVAVKQLIPVHEGFSILPSLRLDYAEVRADSYSESGAGGLNLNVSSQLYRELMLSAGVKGAYRIADHTWLTADGAAGYNLLNNRLQISAAFAAGGDSFVTTAFSQSPWLYSAGIGLASQRTENLDISLRYGVQTSPSGFLNQTGSFALRIKL from the coding sequence TTGCTGACGCGCTGGATTCGCTCGCATCTGCTGACAAGCGCGGCTGGCCTGATCATGGCGGGCATCGGTGGACCGGCCTTCGCGCAATCCGCGATCTGGCATGCGGCGCTTTCCAATTCGCATTGGTACGTCCCGGTCCCGCAGCTCCTGGCCTATGCCGCGCCGGCAACCGGCTTTTCCAACCCGATTGCGATCGGCGATCAAACCTTGTGGTCGCTTGGAGCGGCGACCAACGGCGCCTTCACAGGGTTCAGCAGCGCGCACCTCGCGATCGGGCCGGCGTCGCATACCGAGCATTCAACGATCCAGGGTTTTGTCACGACGTCTGGGCAGATCACCATGGTGTTCACGCCGATTGGCGGCGGCACGCCGACCCTAGGCCTCGGCCAGATGCGCCTGATCAACGGCGTGACGCAGATGGAAATGCAGATGATCACGGGCCAAAACCTGTTGATCACGCATTGGGCCTATATGACCCCTTACAACCCCGCAACTTTCACGCAGCCGGCCCCGCAACCAATCCTTGCGAATTCGGTGCCGGAATGGGCGTGGACTTCTGGCACACGCTGGCGCATCACGAGCCCTTCGATGTTCGGCACCATGACGCCGGGCCGCTTGGTGGTGAGCGACTTCCAGAACGGATATTTCTGGGGCAGCGGCGCGGCGCCCACCGGGAGTACTGCCGGTAATTTCACCCTGCTCAGCTCCATAACTCCCGAGGGTCGGGTGCTGTTCAACACGCTGTCGCGCGGCAATCTCACCAGTCTCTATGGCGCCGCCTCCGGCGACGCGTCGGGCGCGCAAATGCTCGTCAGCACCTACGATCTCTCCGGCAATCCGACCGGAGGATGGGCCACAATTTCCCTCGTGCAGCCTTATGCCGAGGTTTTGGCGGGACAGAACAACCGCGCAGGCCTGGGTGCGGCTGTTGTGCTCGACCGGATGGCGTCAACGCCACTTGGATTGACCGGCGCGATGACGCCGACATTTTCGATACTCGACAATCTCGATGCGCCGGCGCTGTCGACCGCGGTCAGCCAGACCTTGCCCGTTCTCGCCGGCGCGGCGTCGCAGGCGACCTACGCCACCAAGCGCGCGCTGCAGCAGATCGTTACCGGCCGCCTCGATGAAGTCTACGGCCTGCGCACTGGCGGAACGGCGGCAGACCGAAATGTCTGGCTCAAGCCGCTTGGCGGCATCGCCACTCAGGGCGGCAATGACGGTGCGCCGGGGTATCGCGCGAACGGCGGCGGCCTCGTCGCCGGCGTCGATACGCCGGTGTCGTCGCGCGCAGTGCTCGGTGGTCTGTTTTCCTATACGCATCAGAACATCGTGGGCAGCGATCCGACCGTGCCCAACCGGCTTGGACTGGATAGCTATCAGCTCGGGCTCTATGGCGCCTATGCTCTGAGGCCTGACACTGAAATCGATTTCCTGCTCGATGGCGGGATCAATCAGAACCGTGTCAACCGCTCGCTCTCGTTCGTGGGCAGCACGGCCGTCGCCGATTATCTCAGCTACACCGGCCATGCCGGGGTTGCGGTCAAGCAGCTCATTCCGGTCCACGAGGGATTTTCGATTCTGCCCTCGCTGCGGCTCGATTACGCTGAGGTGCGCGCGGATTCCTACAGCGAAAGCGGCGCGGGCGGACTGAACCTCAATGTCAGTTCGCAGCTTTATCGCGAGCTGATGCTGAGCGCGGGCGTGAAGGGCGCGTACCGGATCGCCGACCACACCTGGCTCACCGCCGACGGTGCGGCCGGTTACAATCTGCTCAACAACCGGCTGCAGATATCCGCGGCGTTTGCGGCCGGCGGCGACAGCTTCGTCACCACGGCGTTCAGCCAGTCGCCATGGCTCTATTCGGCGGGCATCGGCCTGGCCTCGCAGCGGACGGAGAATCTGGATATCAGCCTGCGCTACGGCGTGCAGACCAGCCCTTCCGGCTTTCTGAATCAGACGGGATCGTTCGCGCTCAGGATAAAACTTTAG
- the katG gene encoding catalase/peroxidase HPI, whose protein sequence is MDDKTKCPFSGGNRARTNRDWWPDALDVSVLHRNSTLSDPMGEAFDYAKEFKTLDLNAVIKDLHALMTDSQEWWPADFGHYGGLMIRMAWHSAGTYRITDGRGGAGAGQQRFAPLNSWPDNANLDKARRLLWPIKQKYGQKISWADLMILAGNVALESMGFKTFGFAGGRADVWEPEELFWGPEGTWLGDERYSGERQLAEPLGAVQMGLIYVNPEGPNGKPDPLAAAKDIRETFFRMAMNDEETVALIAGGHSFGKTHGAGDPSLVGADPESGALEDQGLGWKSKHGTGIGADTITGGPEVTWTQTPTKWSNLFFKNLFENEWELTKSPAGAQQWKAKGAEASIPDAYDKSKKHVPTMLTTDLSLRFDPAYEKISRRFYEHPEQFADAFARAWFKLTHRDMGPIARYLGPLVPKETLIWQDPIPAVDHELIGEQDIAALKAKILSSGLSVSQLVSTAWASASTFRGSDKRGGANGARIRLSPQKDWEVNQPAELKTVLSKLEAIQKESGKKVSLADLIVLGGCAAVEKAAKDAGLDVKVPFTPGRADASQDQTDVESFAPLEPRADGFRNYINSKKHQFMAPEEALVDKAQLLRLTGPEMTVLVGGLRVLGANAGNFKHGVFTKRPETLTNDFFVNLLDMSTQWQPAGSDGTYEGRDRKTNAVKWTGTRVDLIFGSHSQLRAFAEVYACADSKEKFARDFVAAWTKVMNLDRFDIA, encoded by the coding sequence ATGGACGACAAAACCAAATGCCCGTTCTCGGGCGGCAATCGCGCGCGCACGAACCGCGACTGGTGGCCGGATGCGCTCGACGTTTCGGTCCTGCACCGCAATTCCACTCTCTCCGATCCGATGGGTGAGGCGTTCGACTACGCCAAGGAGTTCAAGACGCTCGACCTCAACGCCGTGATCAAGGACCTGCACGCGTTGATGACGGACTCGCAGGAATGGTGGCCGGCCGACTTCGGTCACTATGGCGGCCTGATGATCCGCATGGCCTGGCACAGCGCGGGCACCTACCGCATCACCGACGGCCGCGGCGGCGCCGGCGCCGGTCAGCAGCGGTTTGCGCCGCTGAATAGCTGGCCTGACAACGCCAACCTCGACAAGGCGCGCCGGCTGTTGTGGCCGATCAAGCAAAAATACGGCCAGAAGATTTCCTGGGCCGACCTGATGATTCTCGCCGGCAACGTCGCGCTGGAATCGATGGGCTTCAAGACCTTCGGCTTCGCCGGCGGCCGTGCCGACGTCTGGGAGCCCGAGGAGTTGTTCTGGGGCCCTGAGGGCACCTGGCTCGGCGACGAACGCTACAGCGGCGAACGCCAGCTCGCAGAGCCGCTCGGCGCCGTGCAGATGGGTCTCATCTACGTCAATCCGGAAGGGCCCAACGGCAAGCCGGATCCGCTCGCGGCGGCCAAGGACATCCGCGAAACCTTCTTCCGCATGGCGATGAACGACGAAGAAACCGTCGCCTTGATCGCCGGCGGCCACTCCTTCGGCAAGACCCACGGCGCCGGCGATCCGTCGCTGGTGGGAGCGGACCCGGAAAGCGGTGCGCTGGAGGATCAGGGCCTTGGATGGAAGAGCAAGCACGGCACCGGCATCGGCGCCGACACCATCACCGGCGGCCCGGAAGTCACCTGGACGCAGACGCCGACGAAGTGGAGCAATCTGTTCTTCAAGAACCTGTTCGAAAACGAATGGGAGCTGACCAAGAGCCCGGCCGGCGCGCAGCAGTGGAAGGCGAAAGGCGCCGAAGCCTCGATCCCGGACGCCTACGACAAGTCGAAGAAGCATGTGCCGACCATGCTGACCACCGACCTGTCGCTGCGCTTCGACCCGGCCTACGAGAAGATCTCGCGGCGCTTCTACGAGCATCCGGAGCAGTTCGCCGACGCGTTCGCGCGGGCCTGGTTCAAGCTCACGCACCGCGACATGGGGCCGATCGCGCGTTACCTCGGCCCGCTGGTGCCGAAGGAAACCCTGATCTGGCAGGATCCGATCCCGGCGGTGGATCATGAGCTGATCGGCGAGCAGGACATCGCCGCGCTGAAGGCGAAGATTCTCTCCTCGGGCCTGTCGGTGTCCCAGCTTGTCTCGACCGCATGGGCATCAGCGTCGACCTTCCGCGGCTCCGACAAGCGCGGCGGCGCAAATGGGGCGCGTATTCGCCTCAGCCCGCAGAAGGACTGGGAGGTCAACCAGCCGGCCGAGCTCAAGACCGTGCTCTCGAAGCTCGAAGCGATCCAGAAGGAGTCCGGCAAGAAGGTTTCGCTTGCCGACCTGATCGTTCTCGGCGGCTGCGCGGCAGTCGAAAAAGCCGCCAAGGACGCTGGCCTGGACGTGAAGGTGCCCTTCACGCCGGGACGCGCCGATGCGTCGCAGGATCAGACCGATGTCGAGTCCTTCGCCCCGCTCGAGCCGCGGGCCGACGGCTTCCGCAACTATATCAACAGCAAGAAGCATCAGTTCATGGCGCCTGAAGAGGCGTTGGTGGACAAGGCGCAATTGCTGCGGCTGACGGGCCCCGAGATGACGGTTCTTGTCGGCGGCCTGCGCGTCCTCGGCGCCAATGCCGGCAACTTCAAGCACGGTGTGTTTACCAAGCGGCCCGAGACGCTGACTAACGACTTCTTCGTCAACCTGCTCGACATGAGCACGCAGTGGCAGCCCGCCGGCTCCGACGGCACGTATGAAGGCCGCGACCGCAAGACCAATGCAGTCAAGTGGACCGGCACCCGCGTCGACCTGATCTTCGGTTCGCACTCGCAGCTCCGCGCCTTCGCGGAAGTCTACGCTTGCGCGGATTCCAAGGAAAAGTTCGCCAGGGATTTCGTCGCGGCATGGACCAAGGTGATGAACCTCGACCGTTTCGACATCGCCTGA